The following proteins are encoded in a genomic region of Coffea eugenioides isolate CCC68of chromosome 6, Ceug_1.0, whole genome shotgun sequence:
- the LOC113776145 gene encoding ethylene-insensitive protein 2, whose translation MNSFGGKKKMEFDTLTDNRQPSTLQRLFPAVVPVVFIAISYVDPGKWAAAVEGGAHFGVDLVFPVLIFNFAAILCQYLSARIAVVTGRDLAQICSEEYDKITCMLLGVQAEISIIALDLMMVLGTAHGLNVLFGIDLFTGVFLTALNAALFPLLATVLENSRAKYLSICISIFVLVSYIFGVLVSQPASPLPLGGTVTRLSGESAFALMSLLGASIMPHNFYLHSSVVQLDQGPNNVPKETLYHDHFFAIFCIFSGIFLVNYVLMNSAANVFYSTGLLLLTFQDALSLLDQAFRSSIASFCLIMLMFLLSQVTALTWNLSGQVVVRELFKMDIPGWLHHATIRIIAIIPALYCVWNSGAEGIYQLLIFTQVVVSLMLPSSVIPLFRVASSRQLMGIHKISQREEFLALITFIGMLGLKIIFFIELVFGDSDWVSNLRWNIGSSVPVAYVTLLLAASVSFFLMLWLAATPLKSATSRTDAQALDLDMHPTVLESGTEGEQNDVLVPKYQIDKPTGKQEPPVTFEKSLGSSRNLSLPETIFDSENVLPLTTIEENKSEVTIPSPGCSQEASPIVLDRNLDAPIHGDISDGQSQNSQALKTDTTDLAEKTLQVERDIQTVKDDGESWELEEPTKEVPEMNQSLTSEGSGSFRSLSGKSDDVGSGTGSLSRLGGLGRAARRQFAAALDEFWGQMFDLHGQATKEAKAKKLDLLLGLDLKLDAKSSSASVKSDSSRADFTGCFPSLSGQGSDSLISSSLYNSPRQQMGQSLIEPSFGVQRGSSPLLSSPVQLLGAYVRNSSRNTHDSGERRYSSMHIPASSDGYDQQPVTVHGHELASYLNWIAKETGSGILNGQMESPAPISTSSMSSSFRESFARPVGKRPQNGMSISRPPGFHNVSVSRNNFLQSERSMYDVTSPKPTENPNSSINLKKFYSLPDISGFRVPYQESTLSDKSGKWDNSMVNAQSVGSTYDRTSLTVSSRTEAPPGFHGRSPSKVCREPFSLQFSSRSSTGSLWSRQPYEQFGVADRTHAEGEQVKGSYAQESASAIDFEARLLQSFRHSVVKLLKLEGSDWLFRQNGGADEDLIDRVAAREKFLYEAETVPMNWPSNVGEAQFYSDRKSGSAVKSDDTDYTKFSVTSVPHCGEDCVYKVDLIISFGVWCIHRIFELLLMESRPELWGKYTYVLNRLQGIVVLAFFRPRTPMTPCFCLQLPAGWQQKSSPPISNGSLPPPAKQSRGKCTTAASLLDIIKDIEVAISCRKGRTGTAAGDVAFPKGKENLASVLKRYKRHLSNKPIGSQDGGSGSRKVSSSLYYGL comes from the exons ATGAACtcttttggaggaaaaaaaaagatggaatTTGACACTTTGACGGACAACCGTCAGCCTAGCACTCTTCAGCGGCTATTTCCAGCTGTTGTACCAGTAGTTTTTATTGCAATCAGCTATGTTGATCCTGGAAAGTGGGCTGCAGCTGTGGAGGGTGGCGCACACTTTGGGGTTGATTTGGTGTTTCCAGTACTTATTTTCAATTTTGCTGCCATTCTTTGTCAATACCTATCAGCTCGTATAGCGGTGGTTACTGGTAGAGATCTCGCCCAG ATTTGCAGTGAGGAATATGACAAAATCACCTGTATGCTATTAGGAGTTCAAGCTGAGATCTCAATTATTGCATTGGACCTAATGATG GTTTTGGGAACTGCACATGGGCTTAATGTTCTGTTCGGAATTGACCTTTTCACGGGTGTCTTTCTGACTGCTCTTAATGCTGCCTTATTTCCACTTCTTGCTACAGTCCTT GAAAACAGCAGAGCAAAATATCTATCCATATGCATCTCAATATTTGTCTTAGTGTCATATATTTTTGGAGTATTGGTTAGTCAACCGGCAAGTCCACTCCCCTTGGGTGGGACAGTGACAAGGTTAAGTGGGGAAAGCGCCTTTGCTTTGATGAGTCTTCTTGGAGCAAGCATTATGCCTCACAACTTTTACCTGCATTCTTCAGTTGTGCAG CTGGATCAGGGGCCAAACAATGTTCCCAAGGAAACCTTGTATCATGACCACTTTTTTGccattttttgcattttcagtGGCATTTTCCTGGTCAATTACGTGCTTATGAACTCAGCTGCAAATGTGTTCTATAGTACCGGTCTTTTGTTGCTTACTTTTCAGGATGCACTGTCCCTGTTGGATCAG GCATTTAGGAGTtcaattgcatcattttgtttGATAATGTTAATGTTCCTTTTGAGTCAAGTGACTGCATTGACCTGGAATCTTTCTGGACAAGTTGTTGTGCGCGAACTTTTTAAAATGGATATTCCTGGATGGCTTCATCATGCCACAATCAGAATTATTGCAATCATTCCAGCCCTTTACTGTGTGTGGAATTCAGGAGCTGAAGGTATATACCAATTGCTGATATTCACACAGGTTGTGGTCTCTCTTATGCTTCCATCTTCTGTTATCCCTCTCTTCCGAGTAGCCTCCTCCAGACAATTAATGGGTATCCATAAAATTTCTCAACGGGAGGAATTTTTAGCTCTGATCACATTTATTGGTATGCTTGGTCTTAAGATTATATTTTTTATAGAGCTAGTATTCGGTGATAGTGATTGGGTGAGTAACTTGAGGTGGAATATCGGGAGTAGTGTGCCAGTTGCTTATGTTACTCTTCTTCTTGCTGCTTCTGTCTCCTTCTTTCTGATGCTTTGGTTAGCAGCCACTCCATTGAAATCAGCCACCTCCAGAACAGATGCTCAGGCATTGGACTTGGATATGCATCCTACTGTGCTAGAGTCCGGTACAGAAGGAGAGCAAAATGATGTCCTTGTACCGAAATATCAGATAGATAAGCCTACAGGCAAGCAAGAACCACCAGTGACTTTCGAGAAATCCTTGGGTTCGAGTCGTAATCTCAGTTTGCCAGAGACAATTTTTGATTCTGAGAATGTCCTTCCTTTGACAACTATTGAGGAGAATAAATCTGAAGTTACAATTCCAAGTCCCGGCTGTTCTCAGGAGGCATCTCCAATTGTGCTTGACAGGAATTTGGATGCACCTATACATGGTGATATTTCTGATGGTCAGTCACAGAATTCTCAGGCCTTGAAAACTGATACAACAGACCTGGCGGAAAAGACACTGCAAGTAGAGAGGGACATACAGACTGTGAAGGATGATGGAGAATCTTGGGAGCTTGAAGAACCAACCAAAGAGGTTCCCGAGATGAACCAGTCATTGACATCTGAGGGTTCAGGATCATTTAGAAGTCTCAGTGGAAAAAGCGATGATGTTGGAAGTGGCACAGGTAGTCTCTCGAGATTAGGAGGTCTAGGCCGTGCAGCAAGGCGCCAATTTGCTGCTGCTCTTGATGAGTTCTGGGGACAAATGTTTGATTTACATGGACAAGCCACAAAAGAAGCAAAGGCTAAGAAACTGGATCTGTTACTGGGGTTAGATCTCAAGTTAGATGCAAAGTCTTCATCAGCATCTGTCAAGTCGGACAGCAGTAGGGCTGATTTTACTGGATGTTTTCCATCTTTGAGTGGACAGGGATCTGATTCTTTGATCAGTTCAAGTTTATATAACTCTCCAAGACAGCAGATGGGGCAAAGTCTGATTGAGCCTTCCTTTGGGGTTCAGAGGGGTTCCTCTCCCTTGTTGTCATCGCCTGTGCAACTTTTAGGTGCATATGTGCGGAACTCCAGTCGCAACACTCATGACTCTGGTGAAAGGCGATATTCTAGCATGCATATTCCTGCATCCTCAGATGGCTATGACCAACAGCCGGTTACTGTTCATGGGCATGAGCTTGCCTCTTATCTCAATTGGATAGCAAAGGAAACAGGTTCCGGGATATTGAATGGTCAAATGGAGTCACCAGCACCAATATCCACGTCCTCTATGTCGTCATCTTTCAGAGAGTCATTTGCTCGTCCTGTAGGAAAGAGACCCCAGAATGGGATGAGTATCTCAAGGCCGCCTGGTTTTCACAACGTCTCTGTTTCTAGGAATAATTTTTTGCAGTCAGAGAGATCAATGTACGACGTTACTTCCCCAAAACCTACTGAAAACCCAAATAGTtcaatcaatttgaagaaattttacAGCTTGCCCGATATATCTGGTTTTCGAGTACCCTATCAAGAGTCTACATTATCAGATAAGAGTGGTAAATGGGATAATTCAATGGTAAATGCGCAGTCAGTTGGGTCAACCTATGATAGAACCTCTTTGACTGTTTCGTCACGGACAGAAGCTCCTCCAGGATTTCATGGACGTTCTCCCTCAAAAGTTTGTAGAGAGCCTTTTTCTTTACAATTCAGCTCAAGATCAAGCACTGGGTCTCTTTGGTCTAGACAGCCTTATGAACAGTTTGGTGTGGCTGATAGAACTCATGCTGAAGGTGAACAGGTGAAAGGTTCATATGCTCAAGAGTCTGCCTCTGCAATTGATTTTGAAGCAAGGCTTCTTCAGTCCTTCAGACATAGTGTCGTGAAACTTCTGAAACTGGAAGGATCTGATTGGTTGTTTAGACAGAATGGTGGGGCTGATGAGGATCTTATTGACCGTGTAGCTGCAAGGGAAAAATTCCTGTATGAAGCTGAGACCGTGCCGATGAATTGGCCAAGTAATGTTGGTGAAGCTCAATTTTACTCTGATAGGAAGTCTGGTTCTGCAGTTAAAAGTGATGACACAGATTATACCAAGTTCTCAGTAACATCAGTTCCACACTGTGGAGAGGATTGTGTTTATAAGGTAGATCTGATAATTAGTTTTGGCGTATGGTGCATTCATCGGATATTTGAGCTGTTGCTTATGGAAAGCAGGCCAGAGCTTTGGGGAAAATATACTTACGTACTGAATCGCCTCCAG GGGATTGTTGTTCTGGCATTTTTTAGGCCTCGTACGCCAATGACTCCCTGCTTTTGCCTTCAACTCCCAGCTGGATGGCAGCAGAAATCAAGTCCACCAATTTCGAATGGAAGCTTGCCCCCACCTGCAAAACAGAGCAGGGGGAAATGCACGACTGCAGCATCACTTTTGGACATAATAAAGGATATTGAAGTTGCCATCTCTTGTCGGAAGGGACGAACAGGGACTGCAGCTGGTGATGTTGCTTTCCCtaaagggaaagaaaatttgGCATCAGTTCTCAAACGGTACAAACGTCACTTATCAAATAAGCCAATTGGATCCCAGGATGGTGGATCTGGTTCACGCAAGGTGTCATCATCCTTATATTATGGTTTATAG